In Thiohalorhabdus sp. Cl-TMA, one genomic interval encodes:
- a CDS encoding DUF4194 domain-containing protein, which yields MLKDLMQAVNSGSDLEAEDFRRAAQALLSRQFLFLANKNDRQPYRLIKEHMTYFGNLVDALGWTLVEDSDFQYVGVVTGDTAAPFRKSLKREETLLLLGARFLFERGLENMEAQEGGVVWVDAQELATFLQDKLGLSLPPAGRFKETLKLFRRHGLVRIHKDGTSEEVDRIRLELLPSLRRVTGGPEWRQRLEKFAEVPGEEPAGAEGLEGEPQPGDEAESVDASAEEPELKGEPHADAD from the coding sequence ATGTTAAAGGACCTGATGCAGGCGGTGAATAGCGGTTCGGACCTGGAGGCGGAGGATTTTCGCAGGGCAGCGCAGGCGTTGCTCTCGCGGCAATTTCTATTTCTCGCCAACAAGAATGACCGCCAGCCCTACCGGTTGATCAAGGAGCATATGACCTATTTTGGCAACCTGGTCGATGCCTTGGGTTGGACGCTGGTCGAGGATTCCGACTTCCAGTACGTGGGTGTGGTGACGGGCGACACCGCCGCGCCGTTCCGAAAATCCTTGAAGCGGGAGGAGACCCTGCTTCTTCTGGGCGCACGTTTCCTATTCGAGCGGGGGCTGGAGAACATGGAGGCCCAGGAGGGCGGCGTGGTCTGGGTGGACGCGCAGGAATTGGCAACCTTCCTCCAGGACAAGCTGGGGCTCTCCCTGCCTCCGGCAGGACGTTTCAAGGAAACCTTGAAGCTGTTCAGACGCCACGGGCTGGTGCGGATCCACAAGGATGGCACCAGTGAGGAGGTGGACCGCATCCGGCTGGAATTGCTGCCCTCCCTGCGCCGGGTCACCGGGGGACCAGAGTGGCGCCAGCGGTTGGAGAAATTCGCAGAGGTCCCTGGAGAAGAACCTGCTGGGGCGGAGGGACTGGAGGGGGAGCCCCAGCCAGGGGATGAGGCGGAATCGGTGGATGCCTCCGCAGAAGAACCCGAATTGAAAGGCGAGCCGCATGCAGACGCTGACTAG